ACCATCCACGATTATTCTTGTCAACTTCTGTAGCCCATATCTCACTTCTTTGCCTTGGAGAAGCGAAGGCACCTGTATTTCTCACCACTGACTGTGATTTCCAGGGCCCCGTCTTGGTTATCCTGGCTTGAAGCAGTTCCCATGAGGACactcttttctttctccaagTTCTCCCTTTCAATTTTCAGCCTTGCTTCTTGTCGCGCAATTTCTGCCTGCAAAAGACCAAGTATGGAATGCCATATTCAGTAGTGTCACCATGCAAAAAACAGCAGTCGAAGCAAAACATCAGGACTGAAAAATGGATCACTCAATTATGTATGGACACTCTCTAGGCACTCGACTAGTAGATCTTTAGTTGAATAATTAACTTTGTTAGTCTGCGAGTGACCAAAACTATGTGCAGATTCACAAGTAAATTATATTGTACAACTGTTAGGGGTGCATGGACTATGAAAATGTTTACAGAATCAGGACCGCTTGTAGTCCACATCTACCCCTTTCAAATCATGTTACTCTCTCTTCCAGATGCGCTATTAGTCTGCTAGTATTGGCATTCCGAGTCATTTGTTTCCTCGGAAGATTCTATCCTCTCCCAAAAGAAACCACATCAATCAAATAGCTATATAGTTCCTAAGACAATgtgccaatttttttctctGCTGGAAACATCAATATCAGGTCATAACTTTACATAATAAAAAGGCCACAGCAATTCTAATTCTGTGTATGAGCCACACCATACAACTAAAAAGGCATGGACATTCCTGCTTATGAACTCAAAGGAGACTAGAACGATACGTTCTTTTCTGCTCGCTTGATGACTACTAGATGAAACAGTGCTCCTTAAATAGTATTAATCATATTAATACTATGATTAATATGCTTCCTACTTATTAGGCATTTCTTGCATCCTTATCTCCGCCTTTCGCTTTCGGATGGTCGTCTATATTCTCTACGTAAACTCAAGGAGGCCAGCTTTATTCCTTTTGCTGCCCTAGTGACTACAGTGCAAGGTAAGGAATAATCTCTTACAATGTACTTGTTCATCCTAGCAAGGAACTGAAGGGCATTGACAATTTTTTTGACACAGTGACACCAATTCATCAAAGAAACAACCAACTTTGGTATCAACTACTATCATCTTCATCTCAATCACATTTCAAGCCAAAATTGTAAGGAACTAACAAGAACAATTAAAGCAACAACATACAATTGGGGAAAAAATACCTTGCAACTGCATCAAGATAGAACACTATGAACAGATAATGCAGGGAATAACTGGAaccaaaaaaggagaaaaagaattgAGCCGAGAGTCATCGATTGGGGGATTGGTTTACCTCGCGGCGGGATAGCTCGGCCTTCCACGCGGCCTCCCGCTCGGCGAcctcgcgctcg
The Oryza glaberrima chromosome 8, OglaRS2, whole genome shotgun sequence DNA segment above includes these coding regions:
- the LOC127782418 gene encoding uncharacterized protein LOC127782418, with the protein product MSVRIKAVVDRFVKELKEALDADIQDRIMKEREMQSYIEEREREVAEREAAWKAELSRREAEIARQEARLKIERENLEKEKSVLMGTASSQDNQDGALEITVSGEKYRCLRFSKAKK